A window of Glycine soja cultivar W05 chromosome 2, ASM419377v2, whole genome shotgun sequence genomic DNA:
ATTATTCGTTTAGTCACAGCTAGTTAGAATATATAAGTAGCATCCATTGTCAGAAGTAGCACTAACATGGAGGTTGTGAGTCCAAAAGATTATTCTGTGGCCTCGAGTCCTTTCTCCTCACCTAACATTGGAGCCTTGCTGAAGATCAAGGTCATCACATGGTACGATATATACATATCATGGATCATTCCATTTCCACGTGTACTAGTTATATATCTGCTGTTTGTCTCTCATGCACTTCGAATTTTGTCACAGGAGCCAACAAACTGGTTTACCTGTTTCTGTCAGTGTTCGAGTTAAAGACAAAACGTTCAAGCTGCATAAAGTAAGTTCAGACAAAATTGGAATCCAAGAATGTTTCACATGGCTAACTAGTAATTAACTaccttaattatttatatacttaCATGTCGTGTTTATAGCAGTTTCCTTTGACTTCAAAGAGTGGATACTTCAAGAAGAGGTTAAACGACACATCTGAGGTTGAGCTTCCAGAAACATTCCCTGGAGGACCAGAAACCTTTGAGATGATTGCCATGTTCGTTTATGGATCCTCCACATTGATTGACCCTTTTAACGTTGTGCCCCTTAGGTGTGCAGCAGAGTTTCTTGAAATGACTGAAGATCACTGTTCGGGCAACCTTTGTGAACGGTTTGATCTTTATCTGAATCAAGTTGTGTTGCAAAGTTGGGATGACACCCTTATTGCACTTCAAAGGTGCCAGATGCTGCTTCCCTGGTCTGAAGATCTGTTAATAGTGAGTCGATGCATTGAATCTCTTGCCTTCATGGCATGCATGGAAGTGCTTGATCCGGAAAGAAGGAGAGACACACCAGTTGTGAAAGTGGAAGAGTTGGCTTCCAAAGATTGGAGCTGTGAAATAGTGAAGGATGTTGTGAGCCTAGACCTGTGGATGAGGGATTTGATTGCTCTACCCTTTGACTTTTTCAAAAGGGTTATAGGGTCTTTGAGGAAACAAGGAATGAAGGAGAAGTATGTGAGTCCAATCATTGCTTTCTATGCAAACAAATGGGTGCTCTCTAAAAAGACACGCCAATTTTTGGAGAGTTCCTGTGACAAGGTTGGTGAAGGTGGCATGAATAGCAAAGCTTCAGTGATTCTACAAGGTGTTGTTGATCTTCTTCCAGTGGGTGATAAGGCTAGGAAAGTGATTCCAGTGGGTTTTTATTTTGCCTTGCTTTCTAGATCTCTTGAGTTGGGGTTGAGGATTGAAAGTAAGGCAAAGTTACAAGACCAAATTACTTCACTTTTGCACTTTTCTCAAGTGGAGGATTTTCTTCTTCCAGAAAGTGGAGCAGAGTCAATGTCCTCTAGCATGGAGTTTGTAACTATGGAAAGCATAATTTCAGCTTATGTAGCATCTAGCTCACGTGTAAGCCATACCCCAGAAGCTAGCCGTTACAGGGTTGCGGAATTGTGGGATGCATATTTATTCAATGTAGCTGCAGATCCAGATATGGGACCAAAGAGATTCATGGAACTCATTGAAAGGGTACCACCATCTTATAGACAGAATCATTACCCCCTTTACAAAACAATCAACAGCTTTGTCAAGGTAAGCAAGCATTCAGCATTCTTCAAAAGTTTCTTAATAAAGTAGGACTCATCAATTAAACTGCATTGGTTTATTACACATGCTCTCACGCCAATAATACTATCTGTTTAGGAAGAACATTATAATGAATGTTCAGGACTCTACCTAGTGGTCTAACTGAATAATTAACTAGAATGATACAATAATCATGATCCTTAGAATAAGAGAAATAATGAGAAAGTACTATTTACAAGCATAGCAAAGTTGATCGTAGCTCATTTCCCAACTTATGTCAAAAACCAATCATTAAAAAAGAACAATACAATTACAGCTTTAACATattttgcttcctttttttttattgtagacACATTCGGGTATATCCCAAGATGATAAGGGAGCAGTGTGCAAGTATCTGGACTGTCAAAGATTATCACAAGAGGCATGCATTGAAGCTGTTCAAGACGAATTGATGCCTCTACGTCTAATTGTCCAAGCACTTTTTGTTcaacaactcaatacacacaaaGCCTTCAAAGAATGCTCAGATTCATTCAGATATGCACATTGTGGAGACATGTCAGGAAGCCTATCAAGCTCTAGGTGTCCATATTCTGCAAGTCAGAATCTAGGAGAGAGCCCTTACACTGATGGACCTGATCTCAGTAGCAGGCCATTGAGCTTCCTGCTGCAGAAAGACAACGTAATGCAGAATTTCAAGTTCTCAACTACAGATTATGAGTCAACAAGTTTCAGAATTCAAAATCTTGAACAAGAACTCGTGTCCTTGAAAAGAAGCCTTCAATTGCACAACATTGTAACAAAAGCAGAACCAAATTTGATCAAAAGCCAGAAGATGAAGCCGTGTGGCTTAGAAACTCGATCACAGAGCAAAAGGAGGAACCCGATTGGACAAGCGACTAGTTGCATCAGTTCTGTAAACTTTGCTTCACAAAGAAGGAATGCCAGCAGGCTACTCCAGGTCTTTCGCCGCATAACTTTGTTTGGAAGTAGGAAATTGAAGAGAAAACCGGGAACTCCTAGTCAATTGTCCAAGTAAATGTAGCATAAGAACTTCATTATTGATGTGTATGAATATGGATACAAATAGAACCATGGAGAGTTGGAGACTCAATTCTCTTTTAgcctttttccttttatcacatttcattaaaaataataagtaaacaGGAAAAAGAGGGAGTTGTAAATCTTAACGATTAACAATTATAGGCTTAACGATTAACAATTATAGGAAATAAATAgcatcttaaaatatataattcactaATACTAGATAAATATTGTGTATCTTTCTCTATAGTAAGATTTCTCTCCGGTAGAGAAACAAAATTTAGCTCCCTTGACTATTCTTGATATTTTTCTACGTTTAAGATAACTACATGTTTTTGAGAAAACACTAAGAGAACCTTATTTCACTCTAATGTGTATTAACCTCTTTATAATCATTACTCTCATCAAAGAGTAATTATCTTTATAAATTTCTCTAATTTAatctaattacaatttaatccttaattattaattatttatttattaatcctTGTATAAGTCAATCACATATTAATTCTTACATTAgtaagagaaacaaacaaaatgcTAATGGGACATTTAATAGGCCATAGCATATATGtccattaaaattatataaaggaTAATAGGTTGTAGATATTGAACTTTGAAGAGTTGACAAAAAGATTGGGGTTCAGATGGCTTCAACTTGTCATACTTGAGTAAAAAGCACTCTTGGTTTTACTTGACATGATAGGATCATGAAGAAACTCtgctatttatatatatatataaataaataagaagattgGCATAACTAGGCCATGTGAGATTCCACAAAACTTGCGGCTCCATTGCATGATTTGCATCTTGGACGATGACATGGTGATGGTGGCTGACATTGACAGGCATGCAGACATCAACCCACCAATCAGTTTTGTCTGTCTTTTTGTCTTCCTCAAAGTAAAGAAGGCACATTTTGTAACATAATTCACTACTGGCTGTCAACTTAGTTACAGTATCAACAATTGCTGTGATATGAAGCACTGAGCCAAAAGCTTCTCCTGAATGATTTAATCACCCACCAGTAAGATGAGCATTTGAGAGAAACAAATTACTAAAATTCAGTGACTTATCAGCATAGTTCATAAACAAAGCTAAATTAGCATAGCTGAATAGTTCCTCGAATAGTGCCTCAAGTGATTAATTTCTATCCAGGCTTgcaacccagaaaatatttaGCCATCATTCAGCAAAAAACCGTAAGAGCCCTTACAAAAATTGGCTCATCTTTACCTGGTTGAAACACTATTAGTTAGAGTTCAATTAATGGGAAAACATTATAGAACCATAAATATCACGTACTTCATTACTAAACGGTGCATTACTGCATTATAgccaaaaagttaaaaacaccAAACTTCATTCATAGTGGACTTTCAGTAATTCCCATATTTTGGCCCAACCAATTTATTAATCCCTTAtgagatttattttatataatattgtcTGTAATTTCTGGGAGATATAAAATTGAtcgaataattaaaaaagaaagtcacaGATTTAATTTTTCTGCTAACAAAATCTAACCAATTAACCATAAACATTtcccaaaacaagaaaaaaaaaaaaaaagccgcCCCTCCTTACCCTTAATTATAGTCAATGCTATCTCTCTTACATGTCAATCGATGGTAAGGGTAACCAATGATGGACTTGTAACTTTTGAAAGAATAATTCCTTTCCATTGTTCCACCTTGCAAGCTTCATGATTGAAGCGAAAACACAGGCATCAAACAGATAAAGGTTACATTCTAcgcatttttttctctaatgctGAATACTTTTTGCGAGTTTTATCGCTTTAAGGTAAATctcaatttctttttgtttataagATATTCTTATATTCTTGGTGTACGAGACAGATTCCTTGTGATTTACAAGTTAGGTCCTCCTTACAAATACGATAATCTAATTGATGGCCACCGTTTATTTGATCGTTGCAACTTATTATCTTTTGAATCTATAGACCAAACAAAAGTTCCTAATGACATGTGAATTGTGATTAGCATATATGAAATGAATATCATCTTTTCACCTAGCAAAAAATATCATCCTTTCGTATTACAAGAAAGTCAACTAGACAATTGCAAGGGAACGTTCGTATGATATatgtcacattttttttctcaaaaaagctaaaatattttttttttatccttgatattttttattaattatattcagTTAGATTAGTTGAGTTTCATAAAGCAAGGAAATTTAATGCATATCTTGTATCTTtgccatattttattttattttcacaagaTAACCGAAAAACGGCTCAAGTGaaaatattgtaattatttgggaaaacaaaaaataatgaatatgtATCACTAAGTCTTATCTAAATggttaaagattaaaaaataaatatatcctTTTAAATGGTCATGTAACTATTaacatttgatttattttatcttaattgtttttgtatggtggtatgatcaatatttataattctcatattttaaatatatataaatttgttcTCGTTATATATATCCCaaataatataatgaaaaaacGAGGCAGTTAAAACATATTATTTAAAtcacttcattttttgttttaaaaaaatcacttcatttttttcaataggggaaaatatcattttattttattttgagtaaatgaaaaaatttattttatcttaaaaaatcatttttatttgggAGCGAACGAATTTGGATTAAATTCCTTTTTATTATATAGTTCAAAAACTTGTAATGTCTCCAgcataagaaaataatacttgCTGATGTTTTTGggttttcttaatttatgtctcacttttttctttgttagaattttattttatgtctctCCTAGTGATGCTAATAAaggaatgaaaaaggaaaaaaagaagaagaggtaATGGGTATTGAAAGCTGGAAATTGAgaagaaataatgtttttataatttaactaGCATTTTAACTTACATACACTGtactcaataaatatttatttttatataattaaatttttaataaacaaacatttaatataaaaattatattttaaatttcaatatataatccaaattataatatatatttttaattattaatttcttaaaaaatattaaaatttaatttaaatttatatcataattaaaatatattgataatataaaaaatttatatcttcatttaattattaattatcatgtaatagtaaaattattgaattttataatagttattttaataaatttatttagagtcattttaattgattaacaatataaaatctttacataataatgtataaaaattaaatactaaaagTTAATATTAAAAGTATTCTTTTATCTGTAAAAATCGAATAAAATTGCGTGAAGAGTTAGATCTCTTCCTAATATTAAAAGTGAATCGTCTTAAttatggaaatgaatttttaattttaattaagaattaacacTAAAAAAACACTTGAGAAAAGGGTACCTGTGTTTTCCTTCATCCTCCATGTGACACAGGATCGTGCTCCAACCCAACTCTgttcaataattaaatttaccaCCGCCATATCAATATCTACCATTTCTGCTGCATCTTTATATATTTCCATCCCATCTACCTTCATCGAGTTTAAGGATAATACCAACATTCACTATAGAATTCTTTTGCACTATTCTCAAATTATCAAACACTTCAtgtaccaattttttttcttttttatttatttatcaaactcCACTGTTAATTCCGTTGATCCTTAACCACGTTGTCCTAGTCATTTCCAACATGCATGCTGAGCTTGATGTATATGTAATTTGGATAAGACTCTTctcattttaacatttttaaaaattagtaagagtgtgtttatatttaatttaatgtactatatatgtattgttcttaacatattaaatttaaataatgaatACATCATTAATTATTCACttaaaaaaaggagaagaaaaataaatggataaaaaaaataatgttattgcAAGAtacaagaaaaagatgaaaagacATTTAATAAATATGCATATCTTTTGTAGTGGACAAAAAATAAGATTGTGAATCACTTATAATATGTTTGgttgaagagaagaaaaaagaagaaattgtgTGGGTCTCTTCTAAGTCTCACACTCATgtactcattttttatttaaaaatttatcttttatcggGGTCTTCTCTAATTTCATCTTCTAAACATAGCATATCTTTAATGAAAAGATCTCACGTTTtcaatgataataaattttaaagagcTTGATCAAAACTGGCTTAGCAGTGTCTTGCTCAATGAGAAAACTTTCATGAGTGTAACATTTATCTTTGTTAAATGAGACATGATGATATGTCACTTAATGAGCACGGAATGAGAAATAGTATGTCTCTTAATTAAAAAGACACTTTGACCTAATTACCACTTGGACCTACATTGGACATTGTATGGTAGTTGAAAGCTCTCTCATGGTCTCCTTCATCCATCTTCTTCATTTCTTACTCATTTTTGGCTTCATGAGAAGCTAAACTCATCCTTATTGGGGTTGGATGTAACTAAGTTGACTCTTATATACTAtaacttaatttgattttgtACTTCAATATTACTGTTCTTCTTCCATGCTTAAAGTCTTGTATGGTTTgatcatttatattttgatgtttaatttgatttgtatATTGGAACACACTCTTTAAACCTTGAACTGAAGTCGAGCATCTAATGAACCTTACTGCTATGAACAAGGCTTGGTTTATTAGCTAGTCATCTTAAGATCTTTCATATATTGAATCATGGTTTGAGTGTACTTATGAACTGAAGTGTAAAGTTGATTTAATGTTTATGAGTTGCATGAGAAGGAAGAAGTCTAACCCTGAACAATTTCTCCATATAAGATATGCACATTTTCTGCACTTCGGTTTTGTTGGATTATGTCGGTTTCGAAAGAAGAGGTCACACACAGGGAAAAGGGATGCCGAGAGTAGACTTGTGGTTGATGGACGCCGGGAAGAAACTCTGTGGTGGTTGATGGACGCACGAGATGGTTCTTCCACAACACGATGCTTGAAGATGGTAATGCTTCACGAAAAGAGTCATGAAAACATTCATTGAAATTtcgggaaaaaaagaagaaagaaataattgtgaacaaagaaaaaaagaaaagagttaagaagaagaaaggacggtggagagaatttttttttgatcaAGTTACTGGATATatttgaatgaataaaaaaaattaagcttaaaaaaacatgattcaattttggtccaaaataaaatatgtgcatgtaaataattttaatataaacttttaattatatatatatatatatatatatatatatatatatatatatatatatatatatatatattatgcaaTTCGactaattgtttatttattcaatattttgactAACTGAATTTACTCATCCATTTTAATACATTTCATTACCATTTTGTTAGTATcaagagattttattttattgtgattGATCGATTCTCAACGcaatagaaga
This region includes:
- the LOC114403646 gene encoding BTB/POZ domain-containing protein At5g48130-like, with amino-acid sequence MEVVSPKDYSVASSPFSSPNIGALLKIKVITWSQQTGLPVSVSVRVKDKTFKLHKFPLTSKSGYFKKRLNDTSEVELPETFPGGPETFEMIAMFVYGSSTLIDPFNVVPLRCAAEFLEMTEDHCSGNLCERFDLYLNQVVLQSWDDTLIALQRCQMLLPWSEDLLIVSRCIESLAFMACMEVLDPERRRDTPVVKVEELASKDWSCEIVKDVVSLDLWMRDLIALPFDFFKRVIGSLRKQGMKEKYVSPIIAFYANKWVLSKKTRQFLESSCDKVGEGGMNSKASVILQGVVDLLPVGDKARKVIPVGFYFALLSRSLELGLRIESKAKLQDQITSLLHFSQVEDFLLPESGAESMSSSMEFVTMESIISAYVASSSRVSHTPEASRYRVAELWDAYLFNVAADPDMGPKRFMELIERVPPSYRQNHYPLYKTINSFVKTHSGISQDDKGAVCKYLDCQRLSQEACIEAVQDELMPLRLIVQALFVQQLNTHKAFKECSDSFRYAHCGDMSGSLSSSRCPYSASQNLGESPYTDGPDLSSRPLSFLLQKDNVMQNFKFSTTDYESTSFRIQNLEQELVSLKRSLQLHNIVTKAEPNLIKSQKMKPCGLETRSQSKRRNPIGQATSCISSVNFASQRRNASRLLQVFRRITLFGSRKLKRKPGTPSQLSK